One segment of Pseudodesulfovibrio sp. 5S69 DNA contains the following:
- a CDS encoding FAD-binding and (Fe-S)-binding domain-containing protein has protein sequence MAQLGPHISISDEQLITRAFGVVDMEQFQHWPEKVKKLASNLAAELFLVRYNPFIDPELVKTAVERRLNMSRPMLDREFATILTKGIELFWERHENELAFRDDIVSRLKKFMPEDAIGHEPHARIESATDATDLRMELPMLVLFPENEAQIQGIVRLANEMRFGVIPRGGGTGATGGAIPAEARCVILSLSRFKKILDIDPAERTMTAQSGVITLNAIQAAAKKGLLFTVDPASKAGSSLGGNISENAGGPFAFEYGTTIDNILSYRMVRPDGSLIEVRRKDHPRHKIYPMDVAVFEVLDERGKLLDTVTLNGDEIRGPGLGKDVSNKYLGGLPGVQKEGTDGIITTATFVCYPTLAHSRVLCLEFFGRSMGNAMLVIKDVVRMRDTIREEGDLVKISALEEFGPKYVQAIEYQTKSTQYEGDPISVIIMQLDSDDKAALDAACQTVLALAQPYDGVDVFAARDEREAEVFWEDRHKLSAIARRTSGFKINEDVVIPMEVIPQFSEFLEDLNLVYLANIYAASLDKVEDLEGVNPDDKDIKEARERIRAILDREITSNDFSDVEQEAQCRFLFLKLRDTYPKLDREIKALWQELQLKRIVIANHMHAGDGNCHVNLPVNSNDAEMLAAAHEAADTVMSKVLEMGGQVSGEHGIGITKIGFLSDEKIKALGEYRKLVDPNGVFNPGKLTAKVLPSTPFTFSFNRLIHDLDDTALKDKEALMGLLKNIQTCTRCGKCKQVCPMYQPARGLMYHPRNKNIALGALIEGIYYSQIQTGEPAHKLMKELRDLMDHCTACGKCQAACPVKIDSAGAALSMRSFLDSKGKSGHPLKQIVLRNLAKNPAQTLPVVAKALSVGQSIQDKTLGMVPARWLSKIQSPVVKHHTPGMDYRNLAEKLHLEAGSVFKNPGADRDQTVLYFPGCGASLFSRSIGLASVYLLLKSGVNVVLPDHHMCCGYPLLASGCEEAYKTNRHRNVQEFLDLLVKTGKAGLKATTLLTACGTCRESLETYDFSSELADPLKHMDVVQFLMERLPAVRQTEPVLYHAACHMEWTDVPKLKAPEMYRAALAKLTGTDVDLSPGCCGESGLGAMTSPAIYNLLRERKQEQLREDLGFDRSRPIVVGCPSCKIGIKRSMLQMKRPNRVLHAVEYLAECVGGPKWEKELKHLLATVERKGA, from the coding sequence ATGGCCCAGCTTGGACCCCATATATCGATTTCGGACGAACAGCTCATCACCCGCGCCTTCGGGGTGGTGGACATGGAGCAGTTTCAGCACTGGCCCGAAAAGGTCAAGAAACTCGCCTCGAACCTGGCCGCCGAGCTCTTCCTGGTGCGCTACAACCCGTTCATCGACCCCGAACTGGTCAAGACCGCCGTGGAACGGCGGCTGAACATGTCCCGGCCCATGCTGGACCGCGAGTTCGCCACCATCCTGACCAAGGGCATCGAACTGTTCTGGGAGCGCCACGAAAACGAGCTGGCCTTCCGCGACGACATCGTCTCCCGGCTCAAGAAGTTCATGCCCGAGGACGCCATCGGCCATGAGCCGCACGCGCGCATCGAGTCGGCCACGGACGCCACCGACCTGCGCATGGAACTGCCCATGCTCGTGCTCTTCCCCGAGAACGAGGCCCAAATCCAGGGCATCGTCCGGCTGGCCAACGAGATGCGCTTCGGGGTCATCCCGCGCGGCGGCGGCACGGGCGCGACCGGCGGGGCCATCCCGGCCGAGGCGCGCTGCGTGATCCTCTCGCTCTCCCGCTTCAAGAAGATTCTCGACATCGACCCGGCCGAGCGAACCATGACCGCCCAGTCCGGGGTGATCACCCTGAACGCCATCCAAGCCGCGGCCAAGAAGGGGCTGCTCTTCACCGTGGACCCGGCCTCCAAGGCGGGCTCGTCGCTGGGCGGCAACATTTCGGAAAACGCGGGCGGACCGTTCGCCTTCGAATACGGCACGACCATCGACAACATCCTGAGCTACCGCATGGTCCGACCCGACGGCTCGCTCATCGAGGTCCGGCGCAAGGACCACCCGCGCCACAAGATCTACCCCATGGACGTGGCCGTGTTCGAAGTCCTCGATGAGCGCGGCAAGCTCCTGGACACCGTGACGCTGAACGGCGACGAGATCCGGGGCCCCGGCCTGGGCAAGGACGTGTCCAACAAATACCTGGGTGGACTGCCCGGCGTACAGAAGGAAGGCACGGACGGGATCATCACCACGGCCACCTTCGTCTGCTACCCCACCCTGGCCCACTCCCGCGTGCTCTGCCTGGAGTTCTTCGGCCGGTCCATGGGCAACGCCATGCTGGTCATCAAGGACGTGGTCAGGATGCGCGACACCATCCGCGAGGAGGGTGACCTGGTCAAGATTTCGGCCCTTGAGGAGTTCGGGCCCAAGTACGTCCAGGCCATCGAATACCAGACCAAGTCCACCCAGTACGAGGGCGACCCCATCTCGGTCATCATCATGCAGCTCGACTCGGACGACAAGGCGGCCCTGGACGCGGCCTGCCAGACCGTGCTCGCCCTGGCCCAGCCCTATGACGGCGTGGACGTCTTCGCGGCCCGTGACGAGCGCGAGGCCGAAGTTTTCTGGGAGGACCGCCACAAGCTGTCGGCCATCGCCCGGCGCACCTCGGGATTCAAGATCAACGAGGACGTGGTCATCCCCATGGAGGTCATCCCGCAGTTCTCGGAATTCCTCGAGGACCTGAACCTCGTCTACCTGGCCAACATCTACGCGGCCTCCCTGGACAAGGTCGAGGACCTGGAGGGCGTCAACCCGGACGACAAGGACATCAAGGAGGCGCGCGAGCGCATCCGGGCCATCCTAGACCGCGAGATCACCTCCAACGACTTCTCGGACGTGGAACAGGAGGCCCAGTGCCGGTTCCTGTTCCTCAAGCTGCGCGACACCTACCCGAAGCTCGACCGCGAGATCAAGGCGCTGTGGCAGGAGCTGCAACTCAAGCGCATCGTCATCGCCAACCACATGCACGCGGGCGACGGCAACTGCCACGTAAACCTGCCGGTCAACTCCAACGACGCCGAGATGCTGGCCGCCGCCCACGAGGCCGCGGACACGGTCATGAGCAAGGTGCTGGAGATGGGCGGCCAGGTGTCCGGCGAGCACGGCATCGGCATCACCAAGATCGGCTTTTTGAGCGACGAAAAGATCAAGGCGCTCGGCGAGTACCGCAAGCTGGTGGACCCGAACGGGGTGTTCAACCCCGGCAAGCTGACCGCCAAGGTCCTGCCGAGCACGCCCTTCACCTTCTCCTTCAACCGGCTCATCCACGACCTGGACGATACGGCGCTCAAGGACAAGGAAGCCCTCATGGGGCTCCTCAAAAACATCCAGACCTGCACCCGCTGCGGCAAGTGCAAGCAGGTCTGCCCCATGTACCAGCCCGCGCGCGGGCTGATGTACCACCCGCGCAACAAGAACATCGCGCTCGGCGCGCTCATCGAGGGCATCTATTATTCGCAGATCCAGACCGGCGAACCCGCCCACAAGCTGATGAAGGAGCTGCGCGACCTCATGGACCACTGCACGGCCTGCGGCAAGTGCCAGGCCGCCTGCCCGGTCAAGATAGACTCGGCCGGAGCCGCTCTGTCCATGCGCTCGTTCCTCGACTCCAAGGGCAAGTCCGGCCATCCGCTCAAGCAGATCGTGCTGCGCAACCTGGCCAAGAACCCGGCCCAGACCCTGCCCGTGGTGGCCAAGGCCCTGTCGGTTGGCCAGTCCATCCAGGACAAGACGCTCGGCATGGTCCCGGCCCGCTGGCTGTCGAAAATCCAGTCGCCCGTGGTCAAGCACCACACGCCGGGCATGGACTACCGCAACCTGGCCGAGAAGCTGCATCTCGAAGCGGGGTCGGTCTTCAAGAACCCCGGCGCGGACCGTGACCAGACCGTGCTCTATTTCCCGGGCTGCGGGGCCTCGCTCTTCTCCCGGTCCATCGGTTTGGCCTCGGTCTACCTGCTGCTCAAGAGCGGGGTGAACGTGGTCCTGCCCGACCACCATATGTGCTGCGGCTATCCCCTGCTCGCCTCGGGCTGCGAAGAGGCCTACAAGACCAACCGGCACCGCAACGTTCAGGAATTCCTGGACCTGCTGGTCAAGACCGGCAAGGCGGGCCTGAAGGCGACCACCCTGCTCACGGCCTGCGGCACCTGCCGCGAGTCGCTGGAGACCTACGACTTCTCCTCGGAGCTGGCCGACCCGCTCAAGCACATGGACGTTGTCCAGTTCCTCATGGAGCGGCTGCCCGCCGTGCGCCAGACCGAACCGGTCCTGTACCATGCGGCCTGCCACATGGAGTGGACCGACGTACCCAAGCTCAAGGCCCCGGAGATGTACCGCGCCGCCCTGGCGAAGCTGACCGGCACCGACGTGGATCTCTCCCCCGGCTGCTGCGGCGAGTCCGGCCTGGGGGCCATGACCAGCCCGGCCATCTACAACCTGCTGCGCGAGCGCAAGCAGGAACAGTTGCGCGAGGACCTCGGCTTCGACCGCAGCCGCCCCATCGTGGTCGGCTGCCCGTCCTGCAAGATCGGCATCAAGCGGTCCATGCTCCAGATGAAGCGGCCCAACCGGGTCCTGCACGCCGTGGAGTACCTGGCCGAATGCGTGGGCGGGCCCAAATGGGAGAAGGAACTCAAACACCTCCTCGCCACAGTGGAGCGCAAGGGGGCCTAG
- a CDS encoding PaaI family thioesterase, with protein MDCDGVKELLGQRNRFGALVGVDIVEVAPGAATCRMDVRDEHMNPFGTVNAGAIYALAETAFGAAANAHGNVAVAVNLSIAYLKPATGGRLTATATELSAGGRMATYSVRVTDEAGALIADVQAMGYRTKLPLEEA; from the coding sequence ATGGACTGCGACGGCGTGAAGGAACTGCTCGGCCAAAGAAACCGCTTCGGCGCCCTCGTCGGGGTGGATATCGTGGAGGTCGCCCCCGGCGCGGCCACCTGCCGCATGGACGTGCGCGACGAGCACATGAACCCCTTCGGCACGGTCAACGCGGGGGCCATCTATGCCCTGGCCGAGACCGCCTTCGGCGCGGCCGCCAACGCGCACGGCAACGTCGCCGTGGCCGTGAACCTGTCCATAGCCTACCTCAAGCCCGCCACCGGCGGGCGGCTCACTGCCACGGCCACGGAGTTGTCCGCCGGAGGCCGCATGGCCACCTACTCGGTCCGGGTGACGGACGAGGCCGGCGCGCTCATCGCCGACGTCCAGGCCATGGGCTACCGGACCAAGCTCCCGCTTGAGGAGGCCTAA
- the ruvX gene encoding Holliday junction resolvase RuvX, producing the protein MRLLGIDFGLKRVGLAVSDRTGTLVSPLKTIERTTRQALFDELTEIIHDEAIEAVVVGLPLALNGEDTLATRQARNFAQSLERRIEAPVHLMDERLTSAQAEEELNDAGLHGAKRKAALDSQAAVVILRSWLDSVTS; encoded by the coding sequence GTGCGGCTGCTCGGCATCGATTTCGGGCTCAAGCGCGTGGGGCTGGCCGTCAGCGACCGCACCGGCACCCTGGTCTCGCCGCTGAAGACCATCGAGCGGACCACGCGCCAGGCACTCTTTGACGAACTGACCGAAATCATTCATGATGAGGCCATCGAGGCCGTGGTGGTCGGCCTGCCGCTCGCCTTGAACGGCGAGGACACCCTGGCCACCCGGCAGGCCCGCAATTTCGCGCAAAGCCTGGAGAGGAGGATCGAGGCGCCCGTCCATCTCATGGACGAGCGGCTGACCTCGGCCCAGGCCGAAGAGGAACTCAACGACGCCGGACTCCACGGCGCCAAACGCAAGGCCGCCCTGGACAGCCAGGCCGCAGTCGTCATCCTTCGCTCATGGCTCGACTCCGTTACTTCCTGA
- the mltG gene encoding endolytic transglycosylase MltG yields the protein MARLRYFLIASVLLAVLAGLGAGGYKWYKAWQEEQFLSTPPETPGRDVLFRVEPGQIFTTIAANLKSEGLITDTRRFYRLAVRTGKGSAVRAGVFRLSTGWVPERVLTELTSSSGVMRRVSVREGLTWWQTAKIIEAAGLGDADGFAKAAADPALLAEFGIKAGDAEGYLFPETYLLTPPKDHPARHMAEIMIREFFKNAHKVWPEGLPPSEDMHRAVILASLVEKETGDETERARIAGVFRNRLKRHMLIQCDPTIIYGLGPDFDGNLKKSDLTDRDNPYNTYVHPGLPPGPICSPGLDSLMAAVHPEKHDFLYFVAKGDGSHHFSRTLEEHNRAVRRYQLKRNRATYRSTRQ from the coding sequence ATGGCTCGACTCCGTTACTTCCTGATTGCCTCGGTCCTGCTGGCGGTTCTCGCCGGGCTCGGCGCGGGCGGCTACAAGTGGTACAAAGCGTGGCAGGAGGAGCAGTTCCTGTCCACACCGCCCGAGACGCCCGGCCGCGACGTCCTGTTCCGCGTGGAGCCGGGCCAGATATTCACCACCATCGCCGCCAACCTCAAGAGCGAGGGGCTGATCACCGACACCCGCCGCTTCTACCGGCTGGCCGTGCGCACGGGCAAGGGCTCGGCCGTGCGCGCGGGCGTGTTCAGGCTGTCCACGGGCTGGGTGCCGGAGCGCGTCCTGACCGAGTTGACCTCGTCCTCAGGGGTCATGCGCCGGGTCTCCGTGCGCGAGGGGCTGACCTGGTGGCAGACGGCCAAGATCATCGAAGCGGCCGGCCTGGGCGACGCGGACGGCTTCGCCAAAGCCGCGGCCGACCCCGCGCTGCTGGCCGAATTCGGCATCAAGGCCGGGGACGCCGAGGGCTACCTCTTCCCCGAGACCTACCTGCTCACCCCGCCCAAGGACCATCCGGCCCGACACATGGCCGAGATCATGATCCGCGAATTCTTCAAGAACGCGCACAAGGTCTGGCCCGAGGGGCTCCCGCCCTCCGAAGATATGCACCGGGCCGTGATCCTGGCCTCGCTGGTCGAGAAGGAGACCGGCGACGAAACCGAGCGGGCGCGCATCGCCGGGGTCTTCCGCAACCGGCTGAAAAGGCACATGCTCATCCAGTGCGACCCGACCATCATTTACGGCCTGGGTCCGGACTTCGACGGGAACCTTAAAAAGAGCGACCTGACGGACCGGGACAACCCGTACAACACCTACGTCCACCCCGGCCTGCCGCCCGGCCCGATCTGCTCGCCCGGCCTGGACTCCCTCATGGCCGCGGTACATCCCGAGAAACACGACTTCCTCTACTTCGTGGCCAAGGGCGACGGTTCGCATCATTTCAGCCGGACCCTGGAGGAGCACAACCGGGCCGTGCGCCGCTACCAGCTCAAGCGCAACCGGGCCACCTATCGCTCCACCAGACAATGA
- a CDS encoding Ppx/GppA phosphatase family protein produces the protein MRPKLNMALLAGVILCLCMIAPSLAQDATVVRRAAFDVGAANIKCIIADVDISTGLIVNPVATLSEKVDFAEDLARSYDGNLSKDIMAQGIQTLERLKSVAVEKNALEYSAVGGRIFQKAQNGRAYFVRIRQETGIPSRVISEQQAAMLCYHAVRQELGDKAHDLLVWDIGGNSMQMTIRKPDGGLLFYIDPMASVAFKNVVIQTIQRKDINTTVSPNPVSPDEVEQALAYIQAHAAMTVPLYIANRVARPGLTVAGIGGVHYYSVPEVLGGRKETYTRDEVAEALKKWTGRPDKDFKSEYAESRLTNLILVLGYMDALGIEEVRPLKINQADGLFAAREFW, from the coding sequence ATGCGTCCGAAACTGAACATGGCACTGCTGGCCGGGGTGATCCTGTGCCTCTGCATGATTGCGCCGTCTCTTGCGCAGGACGCCACCGTGGTCCGACGCGCGGCCTTCGACGTCGGCGCCGCCAACATCAAATGCATCATCGCGGACGTGGACATCTCCACCGGACTCATCGTCAACCCCGTGGCCACCCTGTCCGAAAAGGTCGACTTCGCCGAGGACCTGGCCCGCTCCTATGACGGCAACCTGAGCAAGGACATCATGGCCCAAGGGATCCAGACCTTGGAAAGGCTCAAGTCCGTGGCCGTGGAGAAGAACGCCCTGGAATACTCGGCCGTGGGCGGCCGCATCTTCCAGAAGGCCCAGAACGGACGGGCGTATTTCGTGCGCATCCGCCAGGAGACGGGCATCCCCTCGCGGGTCATCTCCGAGCAACAGGCGGCCATGCTCTGCTACCACGCCGTGCGCCAGGAACTGGGCGACAAGGCCCACGATCTCCTGGTCTGGGACATCGGCGGCAACTCCATGCAGATGACCATCCGCAAGCCGGACGGCGGCCTGCTCTTCTACATCGACCCCATGGCCTCGGTGGCCTTCAAGAACGTGGTCATCCAGACCATCCAGCGCAAGGACATCAACACCACGGTCAGCCCCAACCCGGTCAGCCCGGACGAAGTGGAGCAGGCCCTGGCCTACATTCAGGCCCACGCGGCCATGACCGTGCCCCTGTATATCGCCAACCGGGTCGCCCGTCCGGGCCTGACCGTGGCCGGCATCGGCGGGGTGCACTACTACTCCGTGCCCGAGGTGCTGGGCGGGCGCAAGGAAACCTACACCCGCGACGAGGTGGCCGAGGCCCTCAAAAAGTGGACCGGCAGGCCGGACAAGGACTTCAAGAGCGAATACGCCGAGAGCCGCCTGACCAACCTCATCCTGGTCCTGGGCTACATGGACGCCCTGGGCATCGAGGAAGTCCGCCCGCTCAAGATCAACCAGGCCGACGGGCTGTTCGCGGCCCGCGAGTTCTGGTAG
- the lepB gene encoding signal peptidase I, producing the protein MADIDAPTTHIPKPRNPWLALIFSLVAVGLGQVYNGQWKKGVGLYLTELLVALFMILFWADFAAMLLCVSILLGYNLFVAGEAFVTARKSSGYTLKPCNRWWVYLICLAVSLGSGAAYERVVKGWFFRAYKVPSASMLPTIRVGDHFMVEVLEPGDALKRGEIVIFSTPETRRRDFVKRIVGLPGETVEIRARQVFIDGAPLDEPYVRHSKAGIRPVRDACGPVTLGPDEYFLMGDNREDSFDSRWLGPVPRKRITGRAGYIYFPGDMNAPDWTDRLGSPLR; encoded by the coding sequence ATGGCCGACATCGACGCTCCGACGACGCATATCCCCAAGCCCCGCAACCCGTGGCTGGCCCTGATCTTCTCCCTGGTGGCCGTGGGCTTGGGCCAGGTCTACAACGGCCAGTGGAAAAAGGGCGTGGGCCTCTACCTGACCGAACTGCTCGTGGCCCTGTTCATGATCCTGTTCTGGGCCGATTTCGCGGCCATGCTCCTCTGTGTGTCCATCCTGCTCGGCTACAACCTGTTTGTGGCCGGGGAGGCCTTTGTCACGGCGCGTAAATCCTCGGGATACACGCTCAAGCCGTGCAACCGGTGGTGGGTCTACCTCATCTGCCTGGCCGTCAGCCTCGGTTCGGGCGCGGCCTACGAGCGGGTGGTCAAGGGCTGGTTCTTCAGGGCCTACAAGGTGCCGTCGGCCTCCATGCTCCCGACCATCCGGGTGGGCGACCATTTCATGGTCGAGGTCCTGGAGCCGGGGGACGCACTGAAACGCGGCGAGATCGTCATCTTTTCCACGCCCGAGACTCGGCGGCGCGATTTCGTCAAGCGGATCGTCGGCTTGCCCGGCGAAACCGTGGAGATCAGGGCGCGGCAGGTGTTCATCGACGGCGCGCCCCTGGACGAGCCCTACGTGCGCCATTCCAAGGCGGGCATCCGGCCGGTGCGCGACGCCTGCGGGCCGGTCACCCTGGGGCCGGACGAATATTTTCTCATGGGCGACAACCGCGAGGACAGCTTCGATTCGCGCTGGCTTGGGCCGGTGCCCAGGAAGAGGATAACCGGGAGGGCCGGGTACATCTATTTCCCCGGCGACATGAACGCGCCCGACTGGACGGACAGGCTGGGATCGCCCCTGCGCTAG
- a CDS encoding threonine synthase, with product MTRFVCRDCGLDFDVMVPRWRCDCGGLLDLDFTPSLDPAEVAGRPATLWRYREALPVPEGAELTLGEGFTPMVEVELGGRPVLVKQEQLFPTGSYKDRGAAVMMAMAAHMGVTDVVEDSSGNAGCAVSAFAAKAGIRCRIFVPADNSPGKLGQIELYGAELEPVPGSREDTAAACMAAARDRYYASHVYNPFFFHGTKTFAYEVAEQLGWKGPDTVVLPAGNGTLLLGAHIGFTELRDMGLVERVPRLVAVQSARCAPLCAAFAAGEDAVTAAVSEPTLAEGIAIGLPMRGTQMLEAVRNTGGTCLAVSEEAILAAFRDAGRKGFCIEPTSAAVAAGAAEYARSAAPGEVIVTMFTGHGLKVGDKLHKLVSD from the coding sequence ATGACCCGGTTCGTCTGCCGCGACTGCGGTCTGGATTTCGACGTCATGGTCCCGCGCTGGCGCTGCGACTGCGGCGGGCTGCTGGACCTGGACTTCACTCCGAGCCTCGACCCGGCCGAGGTGGCCGGGCGGCCCGCCACCCTGTGGCGCTACCGCGAGGCCCTGCCCGTGCCCGAGGGCGCGGAACTGACCCTGGGCGAGGGGTTCACCCCCATGGTCGAGGTGGAACTGGGCGGCCGGCCGGTGCTGGTCAAGCAGGAGCAGCTCTTCCCCACCGGCTCGTACAAGGACCGGGGCGCGGCGGTCATGATGGCCATGGCCGCGCATATGGGCGTGACCGACGTGGTCGAGGACTCGTCCGGCAACGCGGGCTGCGCCGTGTCGGCCTTTGCGGCCAAGGCGGGCATCCGTTGCAGGATTTTCGTGCCCGCCGACAACTCGCCGGGCAAGCTCGGCCAGATCGAACTCTACGGGGCCGAGCTCGAACCCGTGCCCGGCTCGCGCGAGGACACGGCCGCGGCGTGCATGGCCGCGGCGCGGGACCGCTACTACGCCAGCCACGTGTACAATCCGTTCTTCTTCCACGGCACCAAGACCTTCGCCTACGAGGTGGCCGAGCAGCTCGGCTGGAAGGGGCCCGACACCGTGGTCCTGCCCGCGGGCAACGGCACCCTGCTTCTCGGGGCCCACATCGGCTTCACCGAACTCAGGGACATGGGGCTCGTCGAGCGCGTGCCCCGGCTGGTGGCCGTGCAGTCCGCCCGGTGCGCGCCGCTGTGCGCGGCCTTTGCCGCGGGCGAGGACGCCGTGACCGCCGCCGTGTCCGAACCGACCCTGGCCGAGGGCATCGCCATCGGGCTGCCCATGCGCGGCACCCAGATGCTTGAGGCCGTGCGCAACACCGGCGGGACCTGCCTGGCCGTGTCCGAGGAGGCCATCCTGGCCGCCTTCCGGGACGCGGGCCGCAAGGGGTTCTGCATCGAGCCGACTTCGGCGGCCGTGGCGGCAGGGGCCGCCGAGTACGCCAGGTCCGCCGCGCCGGGCGAGGTTATCGTGACCATGTTCACGGGCCACGGACTCAAGGTGGGCGACAAACTGCACAAGCTGGTCAGCGACTGA
- a CDS encoding RidA family protein has protein sequence MNFVSTPDCAPPAGHYSQGVVHGGLVWVSGMLAVDPATGERRLGSVEEQTRQALANVEAVLRAAGSSRDRVLKCTCYIADIELWGRVNAVYAEFFGAHKPARAVVPTRELHYGFLVEIECVAAVNEAEGEGA, from the coding sequence ATGAACTTCGTATCCACCCCGGATTGCGCCCCCCCGGCGGGGCATTATTCACAGGGCGTCGTGCACGGCGGCCTGGTCTGGGTCTCGGGCATGCTCGCCGTGGACCCGGCCACGGGAGAGCGCAGGCTCGGGTCCGTCGAGGAACAGACCCGGCAGGCGCTTGCCAACGTGGAAGCGGTCCTGCGCGCCGCCGGTTCGAGCCGCGACCGGGTGCTCAAGTGTACCTGCTATATCGCCGACATCGAACTGTGGGGCCGGGTCAACGCGGTCTACGCCGAGTTTTTCGGTGCCCACAAGCCTGCCCGCGCCGTGGTTCCGACCCGTGAGCTGCACTACGGCTTCCTGGTGGAGATCGAGTGCGTGGCCGCCGTGAACGAGGCCGAAGGGGAGGGCGCATGA
- a CDS encoding glycosyltransferase: MAGPRISVTMPCYNCGATVAGALDSLLAQEGADFEVVAVDDGSTDETASVLAEYACRDGRVRTFSISHGGVIRAANAAIEASRGQYIARMDADDEALPGRLAAQAGLLDDHPDVGLVGCRVRFGGCRRKCRGYARYVDWTNTLLDHEAISLNRFVEFPVPNPSIMFRRDCLEKHGPYREGDFPEDYDLLLRWLEGGVRMLKADAELLVWNDPPDRLSRTHPRYDVDAFYRVKTEYLARWLARNNPHHPVVHILGSGRTTRKRADLLLGHGIKFAAYYDVDPNKIGHVVHGLPVRDRAEAPRPGEGFCIPYVASRGAREEIAAFLEGRGGRLGRDYIPAA; encoded by the coding sequence GTGGCCGGACCTCGAATCTCCGTGACCATGCCCTGCTATAATTGCGGGGCCACCGTGGCCGGAGCGCTCGATTCGCTCCTGGCCCAGGAGGGCGCAGATTTCGAGGTGGTGGCCGTGGACGACGGATCGACCGACGAAACCGCGTCCGTCCTGGCCGAATATGCGTGCCGGGACGGGCGCGTCCGCACCTTCTCCATTTCCCATGGCGGGGTCATCCGGGCGGCCAACGCGGCCATCGAAGCCTCGCGTGGGCAATACATCGCCCGCATGGACGCCGACGACGAGGCGCTGCCGGGCAGGCTCGCGGCCCAGGCCGGGCTGCTCGACGACCACCCGGACGTCGGCCTGGTCGGCTGCCGCGTCCGCTTCGGCGGCTGCCGCCGGAAATGCCGTGGGTATGCCCGCTACGTGGACTGGACCAACACGCTCCTGGACCACGAGGCCATCAGCCTGAACCGGTTCGTGGAGTTCCCAGTGCCCAACCCGTCCATCATGTTCCGGCGCGACTGCCTGGAAAAGCACGGTCCGTACCGCGAGGGCGACTTCCCCGAGGACTACGACCTGCTCCTGCGCTGGCTGGAGGGCGGGGTCAGGATGCTCAAGGCGGACGCCGAGCTGCTGGTCTGGAACGATCCGCCGGACCGGTTGTCGCGCACCCACCCGCGCTACGACGTGGACGCCTTCTATCGCGTCAAGACCGAGTACCTGGCCCGCTGGCTTGCGCGCAACAACCCGCACCACCCGGTGGTCCACATCCTCGGTTCGGGGCGGACCACCCGCAAGCGGGCCGACCTGCTTCTCGGGCACGGCATCAAGTTTGCGGCCTACTACGACGTGGACCCGAACAAGATCGGCCACGTGGTCCACGGCCTGCCGGTCCGCGACCGCGCCGAAGCTCCGAGGCCGGGCGAGGGGTTCTGCATCCCGTACGTGGCCAGCCGGGGCGCGCGCGAGGAGATCGCCGCGTTCCTCGAAGGGCGCGGCGGCCGGCTTGGGCGCGACTACATTCCGGCCGCCTGA
- a CDS encoding TIGR00269 family protein codes for MKCTRCRKTAHVALPSHHSGFCADCYPLFFTRQVETAIRREKMFTHDDRVLVALSGGKDSLALMLELKLQGYDVTGLHIDLGIPNSSDKARRKVENFCEKNELPLRVFEMAAWGLPIPDVKEHVKRPVCAVCGKMKRHHFNRIAVEEGFDVLATGHNLDDEVARLFANTLRWDTAYLSDQGPVLPASEGFVRKVKPLFRLSEFETANYAFLKGIEIHSDPCPYAGGASFTGHKELWGELEHRSPGQKFQFYQSFLKKGKPAFAQVEKETGAELKPCTECGSPTSAEVCSVCRIRAAVRESKAQAE; via the coding sequence ATGAAATGCACCCGCTGCCGCAAGACGGCCCACGTGGCCCTGCCGAGCCACCATTCCGGGTTCTGCGCCGACTGCTACCCGCTCTTCTTCACCCGGCAGGTGGAGACGGCCATCCGCCGGGAGAAGATGTTCACCCATGACGACCGGGTCCTGGTGGCCCTGTCCGGGGGCAAGGACTCCCTGGCGTTGATGCTTGAACTCAAATTGCAGGGGTACGACGTGACCGGCCTGCACATCGACCTGGGCATCCCGAACTCGTCGGACAAGGCCCGAAGGAAGGTCGAGAACTTCTGCGAAAAGAACGAACTGCCCCTGCGCGTCTTCGAGATGGCCGCCTGGGGCCTGCCCATTCCGGACGTCAAGGAGCATGTCAAGCGCCCGGTCTGCGCCGTGTGCGGCAAGATGAAGCGCCACCACTTCAACCGCATCGCGGTGGAGGAGGGATTCGACGTCCTGGCCACCGGCCACAACCTCGATGACGAGGTGGCCCGGCTGTTCGCCAACACCCTGCGCTGGGACACGGCCTACCTGTCCGACCAGGGCCCGGTCCTGCCCGCGTCGGAGGGGTTCGTGCGCAAGGTCAAGCCCCTGTTCCGTTTAAGCGAGTTCGAGACCGCCAACTACGCCTTCCTCAAGGGCATCGAGATCCACTCCGATCCCTGCCCGTATGCGGGCGGGGCCAGCTTCACCGGCCACAAGGAGCTGTGGGGCGAGCTGGAACACCGCAGCCCCGGCCAGAAATTCCAATTCTACCAGTCCTTTCTCAAGAAGGGCAAACCGGCTTTCGCCCAGGTGGAGAAAGAGACCGGGGCGGAACTGAAACCGTGCACCGAGTGCGGCTCGCCCACCAGCGCCGAGGTCTGCTCGGTCTGCCGCATCAGGGCGGCGGTGCGCGAGAGCAAGGCCCAGGCGGAGTAG